A region of Spirochaetota bacterium DNA encodes the following proteins:
- a CDS encoding diguanylate cyclase, with protein sequence MPALMEQDHTKIIDIFKKTAIFSGLPEADLEILAGRAGFYVYRKGELVFEKGSKSRNLFIISRGEVAITSSFDTTSRENDRGTGQAIARFIAGEIFGEFEFFEEDTRTAFALAAEESTLLAFPRDGEDLDHLFDEYAHIFAKVYHRLISVNAGRQRLTHKLISEKTGWMEELKKQMFFDKLTGVYNRTYLEDELAKNFSFLGAAFSLLVIKPDNFKLINDTFGHEAGDSALQAISSKLQSLLREQDFAVRYRGNEFIVVFPSTPIDEAAALAARYLEEMNRYDIGLAMKRDSLFQSFSIGVAAYPEHEKSILDLIEKAFTKVFEQREAGGNGVRVASAGEDELNNFLRTVGILSSLKMSELHQFAQYLDLVRYQNGNVIFREKEDGNELFIIKEGSTSVRIRVQDGSEKEIAVLKAGEFFGEMAIFENAPRSATCLAAEDCEILRLHKDNFFSLMKSSPHTAINVMKNMLNKTTDRLNASGQFIMQMVKWGEDASLRAVTDKLTGVFNRRYLESELENRFNAARRDNKALSLVMADMDSFREVNEGYSHEVGDRYIVEVAKVFRQAFRETDIVARYGGDEFTILLPDTDLPTAMAVNEEVRKAVEKLDFLKDIEGPDLRLSVSLGVACYPSTSSTSKELTEQADKALYEAKHKGKNRVEHAPLVEKTGS encoded by the coding sequence ATGCCAGCTTTGATGGAACAGGACCATACTAAAATAATCGACATCTTTAAGAAAACGGCGATCTTCTCGGGCTTGCCGGAGGCGGACCTCGAGATACTTGCAGGCCGCGCCGGTTTCTATGTCTACCGAAAGGGCGAACTGGTTTTTGAAAAAGGGAGCAAAAGCCGGAACCTGTTTATAATCTCAAGGGGCGAGGTCGCCATCACCAGCAGCTTCGACACGACCTCGCGCGAGAATGACCGCGGCACGGGCCAGGCCATAGCCCGGTTTATCGCCGGTGAGATATTCGGCGAGTTCGAGTTTTTCGAAGAGGACACCCGCACCGCCTTCGCCCTGGCGGCGGAGGAGAGCACCCTTCTCGCGTTCCCGCGCGACGGCGAGGACCTGGACCACCTGTTCGACGAGTACGCGCACATCTTCGCGAAGGTCTACCACCGGCTCATCTCCGTGAACGCCGGGCGGCAGCGCCTCACGCACAAGCTCATAAGCGAAAAGACCGGGTGGATGGAGGAGCTCAAGAAGCAGATGTTCTTCGACAAGCTCACCGGGGTGTACAACCGCACGTACCTGGAGGACGAGCTCGCGAAGAACTTCTCGTTCCTGGGGGCCGCCTTCAGCCTGCTTGTCATCAAGCCCGACAATTTCAAGCTCATCAACGATACCTTTGGCCACGAGGCGGGCGACAGCGCGCTCCAGGCTATCTCCTCGAAGCTGCAGAGCCTGCTGCGCGAGCAGGATTTCGCCGTACGGTATCGCGGCAACGAGTTCATCGTCGTGTTCCCGTCAACGCCCATAGACGAGGCCGCCGCCCTGGCCGCCAGATACCTTGAAGAGATGAACCGGTACGATATCGGCCTCGCGATGAAGCGCGACAGCCTCTTCCAGAGCTTCAGCATCGGTGTCGCCGCCTACCCTGAGCACGAGAAGAGCATACTCGACCTGATCGAGAAGGCCTTCACCAAGGTGTTCGAGCAGCGCGAGGCGGGGGGAAACGGAGTGCGCGTCGCCAGCGCCGGCGAGGACGAGCTCAACAATTTCCTGCGGACGGTGGGGATACTCTCGAGCCTCAAGATGTCCGAGCTCCACCAGTTCGCGCAATACCTGGACCTTGTCCGCTACCAGAACGGGAACGTCATCTTCCGGGAAAAGGAAGACGGCAACGAGCTTTTCATCATTAAGGAAGGAAGCACCTCGGTGCGCATCCGGGTCCAGGACGGGAGCGAAAAGGAGATCGCGGTGCTTAAGGCCGGGGAGTTTTTCGGCGAGATGGCGATCTTCGAGAACGCCCCGCGCTCCGCGACCTGTCTCGCCGCCGAGGACTGCGAGATTTTGCGCCTGCACAAGGACAATTTTTTCAGCCTCATGAAATCGTCCCCCCATACCGCGATCAACGTGATGAAGAACATGCTGAACAAGACCACGGACCGCCTCAACGCGAGCGGCCAGTTCATCATGCAGATGGTCAAATGGGGCGAGGACGCGTCGCTGCGCGCGGTGACCGATAAGCTCACGGGCGTATTCAACCGCCGCTACCTCGAGAGCGAGCTCGAGAACAGGTTCAACGCTGCCCGCCGGGACAACAAGGCGCTTTCCCTGGTTATGGCCGATATGGACTCCTTCCGCGAGGTAAACGAAGGTTACAGCCACGAAGTGGGGGACCGCTACATTGTGGAGGTCGCAAAGGTCTTCAGGCAGGCGTTCCGCGAAACCGATATCGTGGCGCGCTACGGCGGCGACGAGTTCACGATCCTCCTCCCCGACACCGACCTCCCGACCGCGATGGCGGTGAACGAGGAGGTCCGGAAGGCCGTCGAAAAGCTCGACTTTCTGAAAGACATCGAGGGACCCGACTTGCGCCTGTCCGTAAGCCTTGGGGTTGCGTGTTACCCGTCCACCTCGTCCACCAGCAAGGAGCTTACCGAGCAAGCCGACAAAGCGCTCTATGAGGCAAAGCACAAGGGCAAGAACAGGGTAGAGCACGCGCCCCTGGTCGAGAAAACCGGATCGTGA
- a CDS encoding DMT family transporter, whose product MEAYRGTILLLIAELCLTLSSVFGKSATNLSPVSGTELAFFRYLIGFVTVSGYMYYKNASFRPNNTRLVLLRGVTNTVAVLLFYTGFQYGTVTNANMLNLTYPVFVFFFSPFINGEKSRMKNLLWIGAALAGVYLVVVPDFQGINTGDVFALASGFVAGFGICYLREARKYDDSDIILFYLMVPGMVITFLIMLPSFIMPEGMALVYAILSGAVAVTGQMFLTVGYRYIEAATGAIVSGSRILFAGIIGVTFFADPLTCRILAGAVLILAALIGVSGFLERRRRGPAGGIRNPIPYDPGV is encoded by the coding sequence ATGGAAGCCTACCGGGGAACGATACTTCTTCTCATCGCCGAGCTTTGTCTCACTCTATCCTCGGTATTTGGAAAGTCCGCGACAAACTTATCGCCTGTCTCAGGAACAGAACTGGCATTTTTTCGTTACCTTATTGGGTTTGTAACCGTGTCCGGATATATGTATTATAAAAATGCTTCATTCCGTCCGAATAATACCCGGCTCGTATTATTGAGGGGTGTAACAAACACAGTAGCAGTCTTGCTTTTTTATACCGGGTTCCAGTACGGAACCGTGACGAACGCGAACATGCTGAACCTCACCTATCCCGTGTTCGTGTTCTTTTTTTCGCCGTTCATCAACGGCGAGAAGAGCCGGATGAAAAACCTGCTCTGGATCGGCGCGGCCCTTGCGGGGGTGTACCTGGTGGTGGTGCCGGATTTCCAGGGGATCAATACCGGGGACGTGTTCGCGCTCGCGTCCGGGTTCGTTGCCGGGTTCGGCATCTGTTACCTGCGCGAGGCGCGCAAGTACGACGACAGTGATATCATACTGTTCTACCTCATGGTGCCGGGGATGGTGATCACCTTCCTGATCATGCTCCCCTCGTTCATCATGCCGGAAGGGATGGCGCTCGTGTACGCGATACTCTCCGGAGCCGTGGCGGTAACCGGGCAGATGTTTCTCACCGTGGGATACCGTTACATCGAGGCCGCGACCGGTGCGATCGTCTCGGGGAGCCGTATACTGTTCGCGGGGATAATCGGCGTGACGTTCTTTGCGGACCCGCTTACGTGCAGGATACTGGCGGGGGCCGTGCTCATACTGGCGGCGCTTATAGGCGTGAGTGGATTCCTGGAACGGCGGCGCAGGGGACCGGCAGGCGGAATACGCAACCCCATTCCCTACGATCCGGGGGTGTGA
- a CDS encoding cyclic nucleotide-binding domain-containing protein has translation MDLENALKVLMESSRFFKTFNDAETRELLRCCTSRAFKGGETIFKEDSGGTEMYIIVNGSVVVKKEGKTIDIIRSGECFGEMGALSGEKRSASAEASGDVILLAVSESKLGTLDPAIQAKLFKNILLILSERLRERIEENVRMGSQSQDEKPAHTPGS, from the coding sequence ATGGATCTCGAAAATGCGCTGAAAGTTCTCATGGAGAGCAGCAGGTTCTTCAAGACGTTCAATGACGCCGAAACGCGTGAGCTCCTCAGGTGCTGCACCAGCCGGGCGTTTAAGGGCGGGGAGACGATCTTCAAGGAGGATTCGGGCGGCACCGAGATGTACATTATCGTGAACGGCTCCGTCGTGGTAAAGAAAGAAGGGAAAACCATTGATATCATCAGGTCGGGCGAGTGTTTCGGGGAGATGGGCGCGCTTTCCGGGGAAAAGCGCTCGGCAAGCGCCGAGGCGAGCGGCGACGTGATCCTGCTTGCCGTGAGCGAATCGAAGCTGGGAACCCTGGACCCCGCGATCCAGGCAAAGCTATTCAAAAATATCCTGCTTATTCTATCCGAAAGGCTGCGCGAGCGCATTGAGGAGAACGTGCGGATGGGCAGCCAGTCGCAGGACGAAAAGCCCGCTCACACCCCCGGATCGTAG
- a CDS encoding DUF4185 domain-containing protein: protein MKKGFIVPALLGLCIWLVPACGPRAEMMGPFGESRRALVLGQDGVTSIPFNNYITMWTFGDTLLGDWKGSVSSAATFSERANVRSMISNSLAFTPAPTPETIAALPFTFYTDRGEVAQFIKLLPHERPETDRLWAVDGVRMGDKVYVYYLAIRVGSSGKPFDFSMRAVGLACWVVPEQWRIGDPISFVRLPDLFPGDYPAFGVSVLEKDGYLYTAGHYTAPDLSSPVKIARVRPENIGNPGAYEFLGRGGAWTGAVREGVPLLGDVMGECSLSWNESAGEYVMVYCQLWTGRIVLVRFADFAGAEKARKEVVYEPPRLTVTGPELAGYYYSGKEVYAAGAQIFAIFIHPLEYQPYLLKITL from the coding sequence ATGAAGAAGGGCTTCATCGTACCCGCGCTCCTCGGGCTCTGCATCTGGCTCGTCCCCGCCTGCGGCCCCCGCGCCGAGATGATGGGACCTTTCGGCGAGTCGCGCCGCGCGCTCGTTCTGGGTCAGGACGGGGTAACGTCCATCCCCTTCAATAATTACATCACCATGTGGACCTTTGGCGATACGCTTTTAGGCGACTGGAAGGGCTCGGTATCCTCCGCGGCGACCTTTTCCGAGCGCGCAAACGTCCGTTCCATGATATCGAACTCGCTCGCCTTCACCCCCGCGCCCACCCCCGAGACGATCGCCGCGCTCCCGTTCACCTTCTACACCGATCGCGGGGAGGTGGCCCAGTTTATAAAGCTGCTGCCGCACGAGCGCCCGGAAACCGACCGGCTCTGGGCGGTCGATGGTGTTCGCATGGGTGACAAGGTTTACGTGTATTACCTGGCGATCAGGGTAGGATCCAGCGGGAAGCCGTTCGACTTCTCGATGCGCGCGGTGGGGCTGGCGTGCTGGGTCGTGCCGGAACAATGGCGTATCGGCGACCCCATTTCCTTCGTACGCCTCCCGGACCTGTTCCCGGGCGATTACCCGGCGTTCGGGGTGAGCGTTCTCGAAAAGGACGGCTACCTTTATACCGCTGGGCACTATACGGCGCCGGACCTGTCGAGCCCCGTGAAGATCGCGCGGGTCCGTCCCGAAAATATCGGAAATCCAGGGGCCTACGAGTTCCTGGGCAGGGGGGGCGCCTGGACCGGTGCAGTGCGTGAGGGCGTGCCGCTGCTGGGAGACGTGATGGGCGAGTGCTCGCTCTCCTGGAACGAATCCGCGGGGGAATACGTAATGGTTTACTGCCAGCTGTGGACGGGCAGGATCGTTCTTGTCAGGTTCGCCGACTTCGCGGGCGCCGAAAAGGCGCGCAAGGAGGTGGTCTACGAGCCGCCGCGGCTCACCGTAACGGGCCCGGAGCTCGCGGGATACTATTATTCAGGGAAAGAGGTCTATGCCGCAGGGGCGCAGATATTCGCGATCTTTATCCATCCCCTGGAATACCAGCCCTACCTGTTGAAGATAACGCTGTAG
- a CDS encoding polysaccharide biosynthesis protein codes for MKRLLIIGAGEAGEMVAKEILDNERISGRYALAGFLDDDPAKKSLLGHPVIGRIADAPAVIREREIAEVIIAIPSGSRETINRIVNSLGGAQVGIKIVPGLFEIIEGRVSFSQVRSIEPADLLGREEVGFELEKLSGYYRDSSVFVTGAGGSIGSEIFAQLLDLPVREAIAFGHGENSIHGLITRAGVDPRFRYVIGDIRDQVKVRREMERFRPGLVFHAAAHKHLPLMEEYPDEAVKNNILGTFACALSAIETGVRRFIFVSTDKAVNPTSVMGATKRLAERIVISLNAAQSGTSFALTRFGNVLGSRGSVVHIFRSQIERGGPLTVTHPEMTRFFMSIREAARLVIKAASLSGGSVFVLEMGKPVKIADLAREMIRLHGFDEDEIPIVFTGLRPGEKMYEEVLSDKEDLAKTTYDKLLVSTQDEQPLGSRDLSEMVREFANAAERGDPGEIRRLLKRFVPEYTGA; via the coding sequence ATGAAGCGACTTCTCATCATCGGGGCGGGCGAAGCGGGCGAAATGGTCGCCAAGGAGATCCTCGATAACGAACGCATTTCCGGGCGCTATGCGCTCGCGGGCTTCCTGGACGACGATCCGGCGAAGAAAAGCCTGCTCGGGCACCCCGTTATCGGCAGGATCGCCGATGCGCCCGCGGTTATCCGGGAGCGCGAGATAGCGGAAGTGATCATAGCCATTCCCTCCGGGAGCAGGGAAACGATCAATCGTATCGTCAACTCATTGGGCGGCGCCCAAGTAGGAATCAAGATCGTTCCCGGGCTTTTCGAGATCATCGAGGGCAGGGTAAGCTTCAGCCAGGTGCGCAGTATCGAGCCGGCCGACCTGCTGGGCCGCGAAGAGGTGGGTTTCGAGCTGGAAAAATTATCGGGCTATTACAGGGACAGCTCGGTGTTCGTCACCGGGGCGGGGGGGTCTATCGGGTCGGAGATATTCGCGCAGCTCCTGGACCTCCCGGTGCGCGAGGCGATCGCGTTTGGACACGGTGAAAACTCGATCCACGGCCTCATTACGCGCGCGGGGGTCGACCCGCGTTTCCGCTACGTGATCGGCGACATACGGGACCAGGTGAAGGTGCGGCGTGAAATGGAGCGATTCAGGCCCGGTTTGGTCTTCCATGCCGCGGCGCACAAGCATCTTCCCCTAATGGAGGAGTACCCCGACGAGGCGGTGAAGAACAACATCCTGGGCACGTTCGCCTGCGCGCTCTCGGCGATCGAAACGGGGGTGCGCCGGTTCATCTTCGTATCCACGGACAAGGCGGTCAATCCCACCTCGGTCATGGGCGCCACCAAGCGCCTGGCGGAGCGGATCGTGATTTCACTCAATGCCGCGCAGTCGGGCACCTCCTTCGCGCTCACGCGCTTTGGCAATGTCCTTGGTTCCCGCGGGAGCGTGGTTCACATCTTTCGGTCGCAGATCGAGCGGGGAGGGCCCCTCACGGTGACCCATCCCGAGATGACGCGGTTTTTCATGTCCATACGCGAGGCGGCCCGGCTTGTGATCAAAGCGGCTTCACTTTCCGGGGGGAGCGTCTTCGTGCTCGAGATGGGGAAACCGGTCAAGATCGCCGATCTTGCGCGCGAGATGATACGCCTTCATGGATTCGACGAGGACGAGATACCCATCGTATTCACGGGGCTTCGTCCCGGTGAAAAGATGTACGAAGAGGTGCTCTCCGACAAGGAGGACCTCGCGAAGACCACGTATGACAAGCTTCTCGTTTCCACCCAGGACGAGCAGCCTCTTGGTTCGCGCGACCTGAGCGAAATGGTGCGGGAATTTGCCAACGCGGCGGAAAGGGGCGACCCGGGCGAGATCCGCCGGCTCCTGAAACGATTTGTACCGGAGTACACCGGTGCCTGA
- a CDS encoding DegT/DnrJ/EryC1/StrS family aminotransferase: protein MKPIPFSPPDITQAEIDAVAEVMRSGWITTGPRVMEFEKKIAEYCGTPGAVCLSSATAGLELVLRLLDIGPGDEVITTPCTYAATANVILHVGARPVFVDVGRGSFLIDPDAVAAAVTKRTKAVIPVDFGGWPADYRSIALALDSRRKKYRPRKNSLQCLFDRPAVIADAAHSIGARCGGGMSGSLADFSVFSFHAVKNLTTAEGGAVTFGGGIGPHVPEMSRQLKLFSLHGQSKDALAKQRAGGWRYSIELPGYKCNMTDIQAAMGLAQLERYEREILPARREIFTLYRSLLGEDTRLSLPLANKGEIESSCHLYPVIVKGADEQRRDAVIERMAAQGIACNVHFIPVVMHPAYTRLGYRMDDYPRCYEMFRAEISLPVYSRLLREDARRVAETLRGCL from the coding sequence CTGAAACCGATACCCTTCTCCCCCCCCGACATCACCCAGGCCGAAATCGACGCGGTCGCGGAGGTAATGCGCAGCGGCTGGATCACCACGGGACCCCGCGTCATGGAGTTCGAAAAGAAGATCGCCGAGTATTGCGGCACGCCCGGGGCGGTGTGCCTGAGCTCGGCGACCGCGGGGCTGGAGCTCGTCCTGCGTCTTCTCGACATAGGTCCGGGGGACGAGGTAATCACAACCCCCTGTACCTATGCAGCAACGGCGAACGTGATCCTCCACGTGGGTGCGCGTCCCGTGTTCGTGGATGTCGGCCGGGGAAGCTTTCTTATCGATCCGGATGCGGTCGCCGCGGCGGTCACGAAAAGAACAAAGGCCGTCATTCCCGTCGATTTCGGGGGCTGGCCGGCGGATTACCGGTCCATAGCCCTGGCGCTGGATTCCAGAAGAAAAAAGTACCGCCCGCGGAAGAATTCACTGCAATGCCTGTTCGACAGGCCCGCGGTGATCGCCGACGCGGCGCACTCTATCGGCGCGCGCTGCGGGGGGGGCATGTCGGGCAGTCTCGCGGATTTTTCGGTGTTTTCGTTTCATGCGGTGAAAAATTTGACTACGGCGGAAGGGGGCGCGGTTACGTTCGGGGGCGGTATCGGACCCCATGTCCCTGAAATGTCCCGGCAGCTCAAGCTGTTCTCGCTCCACGGGCAGAGCAAGGACGCGCTGGCAAAGCAGCGGGCGGGAGGCTGGCGCTACTCGATCGAACTTCCGGGGTATAAATGCAACATGACGGATATCCAGGCCGCCATGGGACTGGCGCAGCTTGAACGCTACGAGCGCGAGATACTGCCGGCGCGGCGGGAGATTTTCACGCTGTATAGGTCACTTCTCGGGGAAGATACGCGGCTTTCCCTTCCCCTGGCGAACAAGGGCGAAATTGAAAGCTCGTGTCATCTTTACCCCGTCATCGTAAAGGGTGCGGATGAACAGCGCAGGGACGCCGTCATAGAGCGCATGGCTGCGCAAGGCATCGCGTGCAACGTGCACTTTATCCCCGTCGTCATGCATCCCGCGTACACCCGCCTTGGCTACCGGATGGACGATTATCCGCGCTGCTACGAAATGTTCCGCGCCGAGATAAGCCTCCCGGTGTATTCACGCCTCCTGCGTGAGGATGCGAGAAGGGTCGCGGAGACGCTGCGCGGCTGTCTCTAG
- a CDS encoding SDR family oxidoreductase, with product MNYLKGKVALITGGAGGIAREIAGLLEDQGVTVALTDINLRGLRAASANLKNKPFIIPCDITRSAAVAGMVRKVRRKLGRIDMLINTAGIIVPGPFEEARIADIELQVRVNLVGAMIAIRETLPFIRESEGGAIVTISSMAGIVPETYSAVYTATKYALRGLGLTLNLELKRHKIHVATVFPDSVDTPMLRYEAAHGGSPLTFLSAPQQPVDVARAVLRAIVKRKAEVYVPASTGFFSRIVTVWPRLVLAVWPTLERMGSRNKAKILKNFELEREKR from the coding sequence ATGAACTATCTTAAAGGTAAGGTCGCCCTTATAACGGGAGGCGCGGGCGGTATCGCCCGCGAGATCGCAGGCCTGCTTGAAGATCAGGGCGTAACGGTCGCGCTCACCGATATTAACCTGCGGGGCCTTCGCGCCGCATCGGCAAATCTGAAAAATAAGCCTTTCATCATTCCGTGTGATATTACCAGGAGCGCCGCCGTCGCCGGGATGGTGCGGAAGGTGCGCAGGAAGCTCGGCCGCATCGACATGCTTATCAATACCGCGGGGATTATCGTGCCCGGCCCATTCGAAGAGGCGCGCATCGCGGATATCGAACTGCAGGTGCGCGTCAACCTCGTGGGCGCCATGATCGCGATCAGGGAAACGCTGCCCTTCATCCGCGAATCGGAGGGCGGGGCCATCGTTACCATATCGTCCATGGCCGGAATCGTACCCGAAACCTACAGCGCGGTTTACACGGCCACAAAATACGCGCTGCGCGGCCTGGGTCTGACCCTCAACCTGGAGCTCAAACGCCATAAAATACATGTCGCGACCGTCTTTCCGGATTCGGTCGATACGCCCATGCTGCGCTACGAGGCCGCGCACGGCGGCTCCCCGCTCACCTTCCTGAGTGCGCCCCAGCAGCCCGTCGATGTCGCGCGCGCGGTCCTCCGGGCCATCGTTAAGCGCAAAGCGGAAGTATACGTTCCCGCGTCGACCGGATTCTTTTCCAGGATCGTGACCGTATGGCCCCGCCTGGTTCTCGCGGTATGGCCCACGCTCGAGCGGATGGGCTCTCGAAACAAGGCGAAGATATTGAAAAATTTCGAACTTGAGAGAGAAAAACGATGA
- a CDS encoding cold shock domain-containing protein: MSQGKVKWFNDQKGYGFISATDGRDYFVHHSSIIGEGFKTLPEGAEVQFTIEKSDRGPRAVQVSLI; the protein is encoded by the coding sequence ATGTCTCAGGGCAAAGTAAAGTGGTTCAACGATCAGAAAGGGTATGGTTTCATCTCAGCAACGGACGGACGCGACTATTTCGTCCATCACTCCAGCATCATAGGTGAAGGCTTCAAAACCCTTCCCGAAGGCGCCGAAGTACAGTTCACTATTGAAAAAAGCGACAGGGGACCCAGGGCGGTCCAAGTATCTTTAATATAA
- the msrB gene encoding peptide-methionine (R)-S-oxide reductase, translated as MKISRRRLLLLAGAGIVAAAVGREITMAKKRFEVEKTDEEWRALLSPEQYDVLRNHGTERAGSSPLDREHREGTFYCAACDLPVFESRKKFDSGTGWPSFWEPLPGGVETSTDFKLIYPRTEVHCARCGGHLGHVFDDGPAPTGKRYCMNGIAMIFRPRE; from the coding sequence ATGAAGATATCGAGAAGACGACTGTTGCTGCTGGCGGGTGCGGGTATCGTTGCGGCTGCCGTCGGCAGGGAGATCACGATGGCAAAAAAACGCTTCGAGGTGGAGAAGACGGACGAGGAGTGGCGTGCTCTCCTCTCGCCGGAGCAGTATGACGTCCTGCGTAACCACGGGACGGAGCGGGCGGGTTCCAGCCCCCTCGACCGGGAGCATCGTGAAGGGACCTTTTACTGCGCGGCCTGCGACCTTCCGGTCTTCGAGAGTCGGAAAAAATTCGACAGCGGAACGGGCTGGCCCAGCTTTTGGGAACCCCTGCCGGGCGGCGTCGAAACATCGACCGATTTTAAGCTGATATACCCCCGCACAGAGGTGCATTGCGCGCGGTGCGGTGGGCATCTTGGCCACGTGTTTGACGACGGCCCCGCCCCCACGGGGAAGCGCTACTGCATGAACGGGATTGCAATGATTTTCCGGCCCAGGGAGTGA
- the msrA gene encoding peptide-methionine (S)-S-oxide reductase: protein METLFLVCIMIVAAIPVFSGDARAEEKAYFAGGCFWCVEHDLDQLPGVKEVVSGYAGGHVESPAYEDVSSGRTGHREAVMVVYDPEKISYRELVDRFWRLIDPLDGGGQFCDRGFQYTSAVFVRNDREKADAEASRAAAEAALGKGSFAVEITPFTNFFPAEDYHQDYAANNPIRYKYYRFGCGRDRRVNSLWGDERK, encoded by the coding sequence ATGGAAACCTTATTTCTGGTATGTATCATGATTGTCGCCGCCATCCCGGTTTTTTCCGGAGATGCGCGCGCGGAAGAGAAGGCGTATTTCGCGGGCGGATGCTTCTGGTGCGTCGAGCATGACCTGGATCAGCTTCCGGGGGTCAAGGAAGTCGTCTCGGGCTATGCGGGGGGGCACGTCGAAAGCCCCGCGTACGAGGACGTGTCGTCGGGAAGGACCGGCCACCGGGAAGCGGTCATGGTCGTATATGACCCGGAAAAGATCAGCTATCGCGAGCTTGTCGACAGGTTCTGGAGGCTGATAGATCCCCTTGACGGGGGAGGGCAGTTTTGCGACCGCGGATTCCAGTATACGAGCGCGGTGTTCGTAAGAAACGACCGCGAAAAAGCCGACGCGGAGGCGAGCAGGGCGGCGGCCGAGGCCGCGCTGGGAAAAGGATCGTTTGCGGTCGAAATAACGCCCTTTACCAATTTTTTCCCGGCGGAGGACTATCATCAAGATTATGCCGCGAATAACCCGATCCGCTACAAGTATTACCGGTTCGGATGCGGGAGGGACCGCCGCGTGAACTCCCTGTGGGGGGACGAACGGAAATAA
- a CDS encoding TrkA family potassium uptake protein encodes MSLDAWNALYFPLRERRVSSYPERSFVMKKMLVIGLNNFGSHIAKSFKEYGSAVTGLDTNGDRLKLAGAHLAHALQGDATDRALLEKLDVKSFDGVVVAIGEIDTNVLVSMLLKEFGAKSLIVRASSDNHCRILERMEVFDIVYPDRDAATRAGKTLSMKNVLDYVPLAGEYVVMNIHPPKSFIGKNIRDLQIGARFQCQILGIKFGQGDKNWRADAPEWENMKIAPTANDVIPENSTLLYLGKKSDLQKIQELD; translated from the coding sequence ATGAGCCTGGACGCTTGGAATGCTCTTTACTTTCCCCTCCGGGAAAGACGCGTATCATCATACCCTGAAAGGAGTTTCGTTATGAAAAAAATGCTCGTAATCGGTCTAAACAATTTCGGCTCACACATAGCGAAAAGCTTCAAGGAATACGGATCCGCCGTCACGGGGCTCGATACGAACGGCGACCGCCTGAAGCTGGCCGGCGCCCACCTGGCACACGCGCTGCAGGGCGACGCCACGGACCGCGCACTGCTCGAAAAGCTGGACGTCAAGTCCTTCGACGGCGTGGTCGTCGCGATCGGTGAGATCGACACGAACGTCCTCGTATCGATGCTCCTGAAGGAATTCGGCGCGAAATCGCTGATTGTGCGGGCGTCCTCCGATAACCATTGCCGTATCCTGGAACGCATGGAGGTGTTCGATATCGTATACCCCGACAGGGACGCGGCGACCAGGGCGGGGAAAACCCTCTCGATGAAAAACGTTCTCGATTACGTTCCGCTCGCGGGCGAGTACGTCGTAATGAATATTCATCCCCCGAAGAGCTTTATCGGAAAGAACATCAGGGATTTGCAGATCGGGGCCCGCTTCCAGTGCCAGATACTCGGCATCAAGTTCGGGCAGGGAGACAAGAATTGGCGGGCCGATGCGCCCGAGTGGGAAAATATGAAGATAGCCCCCACCGCCAACGATGTGATCCCGGAGAACTCCACGCTCCTGTACCTTGGGAAAAAATCGGACCTCCAGAAAATTCAGGAACTCGACTGA